In Curtobacterium sp. L6-1, a genomic segment contains:
- a CDS encoding glutamate-5-semialdehyde dehydrogenase has protein sequence MPTTAPVPTLVDVLTAARTASTALATATTAVKDAALRAIAHELRAGTADIVTANHEDLVAGQDDGLSSGLLDRLRLDVDRVDALADAVEHVVGLTDPVGQHVRGSVLPNGLQLTQVRVPFGVVGAIYEARPNVTVDIASLALKSGNAVVLRGGSAAQRTNAVLVRRIQDAVASVGLPRALVQTIDEFGRPGATELMRARGLVDVLIPRGSASLIQTVVAESQVPVIETGAGVVHVFLDESAPLDRAVDIVLNSKVQRPSVCNALETLLVHERAAERLLPALTARLRAAGVTLRGDDATRTIVPGVLRATEADWATESMDLDLSIRVVPDVDAAMAHIARWSTHHTESIVTNDVDTAEHFLAGVDSAVVMVNASTRFTDGGEFGFGAEVGISTQKLHARGPMGLLELTSTKWLVRGQGHIRG, from the coding sequence ATGCCGACCACCGCTCCCGTCCCGACCCTCGTCGACGTCCTCACGGCAGCGCGGACGGCGTCGACGGCCCTGGCCACCGCGACGACCGCGGTGAAGGACGCGGCGCTCCGCGCGATCGCGCACGAACTGCGCGCCGGGACCGCCGACATCGTGACGGCGAACCACGAGGACCTCGTCGCCGGACAGGACGACGGGCTGTCCTCCGGGCTGCTGGACCGGCTGCGACTCGACGTGGACCGGGTGGACGCCCTCGCCGACGCCGTCGAGCACGTCGTCGGGCTCACCGACCCCGTCGGACAGCACGTCCGCGGCTCCGTGCTGCCGAACGGCCTGCAGCTCACGCAGGTGCGGGTGCCGTTCGGGGTCGTCGGCGCGATCTACGAAGCCCGTCCCAACGTGACGGTCGACATCGCCTCGCTCGCGCTGAAGTCCGGCAACGCCGTGGTCCTGCGGGGCGGGTCCGCTGCGCAGCGCACGAACGCCGTGCTGGTGCGCCGCATCCAGGACGCCGTCGCCTCGGTCGGGTTGCCGCGGGCACTCGTGCAGACCATCGACGAGTTCGGTCGGCCGGGCGCCACCGAGCTCATGCGGGCGCGCGGCCTGGTCGACGTCCTCATCCCGCGGGGGAGCGCCTCGCTCATCCAGACGGTCGTCGCCGAGTCGCAGGTGCCCGTGATCGAGACCGGCGCCGGTGTCGTGCACGTGTTCCTCGACGAGTCCGCGCCGCTCGACCGGGCCGTCGACATCGTCCTGAACAGCAAGGTGCAGCGCCCGAGCGTGTGCAACGCCCTCGAGACGCTCCTGGTGCACGAGCGCGCTGCCGAGCGGCTGCTGCCCGCCCTCACGGCACGGCTCCGCGCTGCCGGCGTCACCCTGCGGGGCGACGACGCCACGCGCACCATCGTGCCGGGCGTGCTGCGCGCGACCGAGGCCGACTGGGCGACCGAGTCGATGGACCTCGACCTGTCGATCCGTGTCGTGCCCGACGTCGACGCGGCCATGGCGCACATCGCCCGGTGGTCGACGCACCACACCGAGTCGATCGTCACGAACGACGTCGACACGGCCGAGCACTTCCTGGCCGGCGTCGACTCGGCCGTGGTGATGGTGAACGCCTCCACCCGGTTCACCGACGGCGGGGAGTTCGGCTTCGGGGCCGAGGTCGGCATCTCCACGCAGAAGCTGCACGCCCGGGGGCCGATGGGGCTGCTGGAGCTGACGAGCACCAAGTGGCTCGTGCGCGGGCAGGGACACATCCGCGGCTAG
- the proB gene encoding glutamate 5-kinase — protein MAVADRADLSSARRIVVKVGSSSVSGDNAGQIAPLVDALVGAHGRGTEVVLVSSGAIATGFPFLGIEGRPDDLATQQAAAATGQAVLVFRYQKELDRHGVTAAQVLLTAGDLQNPTHRVNARRAMNRLLELRVLPIVNENDTVATHEIRFGDNDRLAALVARELEADALVLLSDVEALYTKPPEQPGAARIDEVPFGDELAGVTFGSIGAAGVGTGGAATKVAAARLAAEAGTAVLVTATPLVERALGGEHVGTWFHAAPRP, from the coding sequence GTGGCCGTCGCCGACCGTGCCGACCTGTCGAGTGCCCGGCGGATCGTCGTCAAGGTCGGCTCGTCCTCGGTGAGCGGGGACAACGCCGGGCAGATCGCCCCGCTCGTGGACGCCCTGGTCGGTGCGCACGGTCGGGGGACCGAGGTCGTGCTCGTGTCCTCGGGGGCGATCGCGACCGGGTTCCCGTTCCTCGGCATCGAGGGGCGCCCGGACGACCTCGCCACCCAGCAGGCCGCGGCCGCGACGGGGCAGGCCGTCCTGGTCTTCCGGTACCAGAAGGAACTCGACCGGCACGGGGTCACCGCGGCCCAGGTCCTGCTCACCGCCGGTGACCTGCAGAACCCGACGCACCGGGTGAACGCCCGTCGGGCGATGAACCGGCTGCTGGAACTGCGGGTCCTCCCGATCGTCAACGAGAACGACACCGTCGCGACGCACGAGATCCGCTTCGGCGACAACGACCGGCTCGCCGCACTCGTCGCCCGTGAGCTCGAGGCGGACGCCCTGGTGCTCCTGTCCGACGTCGAGGCGCTCTACACGAAGCCGCCGGAGCAGCCCGGGGCCGCGCGCATCGACGAGGTCCCGTTCGGCGACGAGCTCGCGGGCGTGACGTTCGGTTCGATCGGTGCCGCGGGCGTCGGCACCGGGGGAGCCGCCACGAAGGTCGCCGCCGCCCGCCTCGCCGCCGAGGCCGGCACCGCGGTCCTCGTCACCGCGACGCCGCTCGTCGAGCGCGCCCTCGGTGGCGAGCACGTCGGCACCTGGTTCCATGCCGCACCGCGTCCCTGA
- the obgE gene encoding GTPase ObgE — protein sequence MATFVDRVTLHLTAGNGGNGCVSVRREKFKPLAGPDGGNGGDGGDIVLVSDPQVTTLLGYHRSPHRSSRNGQPGMGDHRSGVSGETLELPVPVGTVVYDEDGEVLADLTEPGIRVVVGPGGQGGLGNAALATTKRKAPGFALLGTDGWSGDVSLELKTIADVALVGYPSAGKSSLIAAISAAKPKIADYPFTTLTPNLGVVESGSTRFTVADVPGLIEGASEGKGLGLEFLRHVERCEALLHVIDCATLDAGRDPISDLDVILRELEQYPVPEGQVPLLERPQLIALNKIDVPDAAELAAFVTAEFESRGYRVFPISTASHKGLRELTFALADVVEQARAEQAAEPAVERIVLRPKAVDEKPFTVRAEGGEEHRFYRVRGAKPERWVQQTDFTNEEAIGYLADRLAKLGVEDGLFKAGAVAGSTVVIGGDGGMIFDWEPTLTSTAELITSARGTDSRLDLNARPTRNERRADYFERMDAKAAARAELEQERRAGLWADEPAAEQASAEQTAAEPAASERE from the coding sequence ATGGCGACGTTCGTCGACCGCGTGACCCTGCACCTGACGGCAGGCAACGGTGGCAACGGCTGTGTGTCCGTCCGTCGCGAGAAGTTCAAGCCCCTCGCGGGCCCCGACGGCGGCAACGGCGGTGACGGCGGCGACATCGTGCTCGTCTCCGACCCGCAGGTCACGACCCTCCTGGGCTACCACCGGTCGCCCCACCGCTCGAGCCGCAACGGCCAGCCGGGCATGGGCGACCACCGCAGCGGTGTCAGCGGTGAGACGCTCGAGCTCCCCGTCCCCGTCGGCACGGTCGTGTACGACGAGGACGGCGAGGTGCTCGCGGACCTCACCGAGCCGGGCATCCGCGTCGTCGTCGGCCCCGGCGGACAGGGCGGACTCGGCAACGCCGCGCTCGCCACCACCAAGCGCAAGGCCCCCGGGTTCGCGCTCCTCGGCACCGACGGCTGGAGCGGCGACGTCAGCCTCGAGCTGAAGACCATCGCCGACGTGGCCCTGGTCGGCTACCCGAGTGCGGGCAAGTCCTCGCTCATCGCCGCGATCTCGGCAGCGAAGCCGAAGATCGCCGACTACCCGTTCACCACCCTCACGCCGAACCTCGGCGTCGTCGAGTCCGGCAGCACGCGCTTCACGGTCGCGGACGTCCCGGGGCTCATCGAGGGTGCGTCCGAGGGCAAGGGCCTCGGGCTCGAGTTCCTCCGCCACGTCGAGCGCTGCGAAGCCCTGCTGCACGTCATCGACTGCGCCACGCTCGACGCCGGCCGCGACCCGATCAGCGACCTCGACGTCATCCTGCGCGAACTCGAGCAGTACCCGGTGCCCGAGGGCCAGGTGCCGCTCCTCGAGCGACCGCAGCTCATCGCGCTCAACAAGATCGACGTGCCGGACGCCGCCGAGCTGGCGGCCTTCGTGACCGCCGAGTTCGAGTCCCGTGGCTACCGGGTCTTCCCGATCTCGACCGCCTCGCACAAGGGCCTGCGTGAACTGACCTTCGCCCTGGCCGACGTCGTCGAGCAGGCGCGCGCCGAGCAGGCCGCCGAGCCCGCGGTCGAGCGCATCGTGCTCCGCCCGAAGGCCGTCGACGAGAAGCCGTTCACCGTGCGTGCCGAGGGCGGCGAGGAGCACCGCTTCTACCGGGTCCGCGGTGCGAAGCCGGAGCGCTGGGTGCAGCAGACCGACTTCACCAACGAAGAGGCCATCGGCTACCTGGCCGACCGGCTGGCGAAGCTCGGCGTCGAGGACGGCCTGTTCAAGGCCGGAGCCGTCGCCGGGTCCACCGTGGTCATCGGTGGCGACGGCGGCATGATCTTCGACTGGGAGCCGACGCTGACCTCGACCGCCGAGCTCATCACGAGCGCGCGCGGTACCGACTCCCGCCTCGACCTCAACGCCCGCCCGACCCGCAACGAGCGTCGCGCCGACTACTTCGAGCGCATGGACGCTAAGGCCGCCGCCCGCGCCGAGCTCGAGCAGGAGCGTCGTGCCGGGCTGTGGGCGGACGAGCCGGCCGCCGAGCAGGCCTCGGCCGAGCAGACCGCGGCCGAGCCGGCAGCGTCCGAGCGGGAGTGA
- the rpmA gene encoding 50S ribosomal protein L27, with protein sequence MAHKKGASSTRNGRDSNAQRLGVKRFGGEVVNAGEIIVRQRGTHFHPGANVGRGGDDTLFALSAGSVEFGTKGGRKVINIVNA encoded by the coding sequence ATGGCACACAAGAAGGGTGCGAGTTCCACTCGCAACGGTCGCGACTCGAACGCACAGCGCCTCGGCGTGAAGCGCTTCGGTGGCGAGGTCGTCAACGCCGGCGAGATCATCGTCCGCCAGCGTGGCACGCACTTCCACCCCGGCGCCAACGTCGGCCGTGGTGGCGACGACACGCTGTTCGCCCTCTCGGCCGGTTCGGTCGAGTTCGGCACCAAGGGTGGCCGCAAGGTCATCAACATCGTCAACGCGTAG
- the rplU gene encoding 50S ribosomal protein L21, with product MVYAVVRAGGRQEKVEVGSIITIDRIKADDNGNIDLAPVLLVDGDKITSAAAELANVTVTAEVLADLRGPKVVIQKFKNKTGYKKRQGFRADLTRVKVTKIA from the coding sequence GTGGTTTACGCAGTAGTGCGCGCCGGCGGCCGTCAGGAGAAGGTCGAGGTCGGCTCGATCATCACCATCGACCGCATCAAGGCCGACGACAATGGCAACATCGACCTCGCGCCGGTGCTCCTCGTGGACGGGGACAAGATCACCTCCGCCGCGGCCGAGCTCGCCAACGTGACCGTCACGGCCGAGGTCCTCGCCGACCTCCGCGGCCCGAAGGTCGTCATCCAGAAGTTCAAGAACAAGACCGGTTACAAGAAGCGCCAGGGCTTCCGCGCGGATCTCACGCGCGTCAAGGTCACGAAGATCGCGTAA
- a CDS encoding DUF4031 domain-containing protein, with translation MTVLIDPPAWPAHDTLWSHLVSDSSYDELHAFADRAGVPRRAFDHDHYDVPQSRYAELVASGASPVTGRELVLRLIASGLRVPQRDKRS, from the coding sequence ATGACCGTGCTGATCGATCCCCCGGCCTGGCCCGCGCACGACACGCTGTGGTCACACCTGGTCAGTGACTCATCCTACGACGAGCTGCACGCCTTCGCCGACCGTGCGGGCGTGCCGCGGCGCGCCTTCGACCACGACCACTACGACGTGCCGCAGTCGCGGTACGCCGAACTGGTGGCGTCCGGGGCGTCCCCGGTGACGGGTCGGGAGCTCGTGCTGCGCCTCATCGCCAGCGGACTGCGCGTGCCCCAGCGGGACAAGCGCAGCTGA
- a CDS encoding Rne/Rng family ribonuclease translates to MVEQNENQNQNTDDAPKRRTRLFGGRRARSGGLEAPDQSDTAAQPDTATDAVATDETAQAGVAGASGALDAEAAGAETVDAEAVDVSDVTDTADVTDTAEADVEQTAPATDTDEALSVAVDTTSGAGTAPEDVNVSTLTGDLPVVAQESAADAPAQDAVASTATSTEELAGTDPEPASPVEAEVEAEVEADAADATDAGRASRPAETAPAPAEPFVPKATSTLSLIFHAPVLPERPARSDRDRDRDRGDRFDRSDRGERGERAGRGDRFDRADRGDRYEHEDRPDRSDRWDDEDRDEQGGGRRRTRRRGSSSDREQAEPRRREPELITEPQRIKGSTRLEAKKQRRRDGRDAGRRRQVVTEDEFLARRESVDRQMIVRSSSSTIEIGVLEDNVLAEHYVTKSQNVSLIGNVYLGKVQNVLPSMEAAFVDIGRGRNAVLYAGEVDWNSVDTSHGRRIEAALKPGDKVLVQVTKDPVGHKGARLTSQVSLPGRYLVYVPNGSMNGISRKLPDTERARLKKILKEVLPEHAGVIVRTAAEGATEDQLTRDVQRLTSQWEAIEKKVQNGQAPVMLHSEPDLLVKIVRDVFNEDFTKLIIDGESARQTIDEYLSAVAPDLKDRVELYDGPDSFEEYRLNEQIEKALDRKVWLPSGGSLVIDRTEAMTVVDVNTGKFVGSGGNLEETVTKNNLEAAEEIVRQLRLRDIGGIIVVDFIDMVLEENRDLVLRRLVECLSRDRTKHQVAEVTSLGLVQMTRKKIGVGLRESLDEVNAKVNDNNADPGPSKGRRKARSGSTGGNGNGNGNGSNGGNGASEQKSSAHQITDDVKHALSRIAASTIGHDESGEPVTGIATTVSPVSPVTVASPTSPVAPAAETPAEPTGGSKRRRRRGSRAGDAPQSSTLETPAAEAVLPGTTSAADAPTEQPQQSQQPQRSHSAEAAQPRQAEQPVASEAEAAPKERPAGRRRVSSSAAITPADTTVAILDIPVGATKREPRRVPAEAAESLLDSVLQALPEPKQPGQGRSRSRRVSSGSISAPATPTATDGTGTEDDGTVILGQ, encoded by the coding sequence ATGGTGGAGCAGAACGAGAACCAGAACCAGAACACCGACGACGCGCCGAAGCGCCGGACCCGCCTGTTCGGTGGCCGTCGCGCCCGGTCGGGCGGCCTGGAGGCCCCTGATCAGTCCGACACGGCGGCGCAGCCCGACACGGCGACCGACGCGGTCGCGACGGACGAGACGGCCCAGGCCGGGGTCGCCGGCGCGAGCGGAGCGTTGGACGCCGAGGCGGCCGGTGCCGAGACGGTCGACGCCGAGGCGGTCGACGTCTCCGACGTCACGGACACCGCCGACGTGACCGACACGGCCGAGGCCGACGTCGAGCAGACGGCACCCGCGACCGACACCGACGAGGCGCTCTCCGTCGCGGTCGACACGACCTCGGGCGCGGGCACCGCCCCGGAGGACGTCAACGTCAGCACGCTGACCGGCGACCTGCCCGTCGTCGCGCAGGAGTCCGCCGCGGACGCTCCGGCCCAGGACGCGGTCGCATCGACGGCGACCTCGACCGAGGAACTCGCGGGCACCGACCCCGAGCCGGCATCCCCGGTCGAGGCAGAGGTCGAGGCAGAGGTCGAGGCGGACGCCGCCGACGCGACGGACGCGGGACGGGCCTCCCGTCCGGCCGAGACGGCCCCGGCACCCGCCGAGCCGTTCGTGCCGAAGGCGACCAGCACCCTCAGCCTGATCTTCCACGCCCCGGTGCTGCCGGAGCGACCGGCACGGTCCGACCGTGATCGTGACCGCGACCGCGGTGACCGGTTCGACCGCTCGGACCGCGGCGAGCGGGGCGAGCGCGCCGGTCGTGGTGACCGGTTCGACCGCGCCGACCGCGGCGACCGGTACGAGCACGAGGACCGTCCCGACCGGTCCGACCGCTGGGACGACGAGGACCGCGACGAGCAGGGCGGCGGCCGCCGTCGGACCCGTCGTCGTGGTAGCAGCAGCGACCGCGAGCAGGCCGAACCGCGCCGCCGCGAGCCGGAGCTCATCACCGAGCCCCAGCGCATCAAGGGGTCGACCCGCCTCGAGGCCAAGAAGCAGCGACGTCGCGACGGCCGTGACGCCGGACGCCGCCGCCAGGTCGTGACCGAGGACGAGTTCCTCGCCCGCCGCGAGAGCGTCGACCGCCAGATGATCGTCCGGTCGAGCTCGTCCACGATCGAGATCGGCGTGCTCGAGGACAACGTCCTCGCCGAGCACTACGTCACCAAGTCGCAGAACGTCTCGCTCATCGGGAACGTCTACCTCGGCAAGGTGCAGAACGTCCTGCCGTCGATGGAAGCAGCCTTCGTCGACATCGGCCGTGGCCGCAACGCCGTGCTCTACGCCGGCGAGGTCGACTGGAACTCGGTGGACACCAGCCACGGTCGTCGCATCGAGGCCGCGCTCAAGCCCGGCGACAAGGTGCTCGTGCAGGTCACGAAGGACCCGGTCGGCCACAAGGGCGCCCGCCTCACCAGCCAGGTCTCGCTGCCGGGTCGGTACCTCGTCTACGTGCCGAACGGCTCGATGAACGGGATCTCCCGCAAGCTGCCGGACACCGAGCGTGCCCGTCTCAAGAAGATCCTCAAGGAGGTCCTCCCCGAGCACGCCGGCGTCATCGTGCGCACGGCCGCCGAGGGCGCCACCGAGGACCAGCTCACGCGCGACGTGCAGCGCCTCACCAGCCAGTGGGAGGCCATCGAGAAGAAGGTGCAGAACGGGCAGGCCCCGGTCATGCTGCACTCGGAGCCCGACCTGCTCGTCAAGATCGTCCGCGACGTCTTCAACGAGGACTTCACGAAGCTCATCATCGACGGCGAGTCCGCCCGCCAGACGATCGACGAGTACCTCAGCGCCGTCGCCCCGGACCTCAAGGACCGCGTCGAGCTCTACGACGGGCCGGACTCGTTCGAGGAGTACCGCCTGAACGAGCAGATCGAGAAGGCCCTGGACCGCAAGGTCTGGCTGCCCTCCGGTGGCTCGCTCGTCATCGACCGCACCGAGGCCATGACGGTCGTCGACGTCAACACCGGCAAGTTCGTCGGCTCCGGGGGCAACCTCGAGGAGACGGTCACGAAGAACAACCTCGAGGCCGCCGAGGAGATCGTCCGTCAGCTCCGCCTGCGCGACATCGGCGGGATCATCGTCGTCGACTTCATCGACATGGTGCTCGAGGAGAACCGCGACCTCGTGCTGCGCCGTCTCGTCGAGTGCCTGAGCCGCGACCGCACGAAGCACCAGGTCGCCGAGGTCACCTCGCTCGGCCTCGTGCAGATGACCCGCAAGAAGATCGGCGTCGGCCTGCGCGAGTCGCTCGACGAGGTCAACGCGAAGGTCAACGACAACAACGCCGACCCGGGTCCGAGCAAGGGGCGCCGCAAGGCGCGCAGCGGTTCGACCGGCGGCAACGGCAACGGCAACGGCAACGGGTCGAACGGTGGCAACGGCGCGTCCGAGCAGAAGTCCTCGGCGCACCAGATCACCGACGACGTGAAGCACGCCCTGTCGCGGATCGCCGCGTCGACGATCGGCCACGATGAGTCCGGTGAGCCCGTCACCGGGATCGCCACGACCGTCTCGCCGGTGTCGCCGGTGACGGTCGCGTCGCCCACCTCACCGGTCGCCCCGGCGGCGGAGACGCCGGCGGAGCCCACCGGCGGGTCGAAGCGGCGTCGCCGTCGCGGCAGCCGCGCCGGAGACGCGCCGCAGTCGTCGACGCTCGAGACCCCGGCCGCGGAGGCCGTGCTGCCCGGGACGACGTCCGCAGCGGACGCCCCCACCGAGCAGCCGCAGCAGTCGCAGCAGCCGCAGCGGTCGCACTCGGCGGAGGCGGCCCAACCGCGCCAGGCCGAGCAGCCGGTGGCGTCGGAGGCCGAGGCGGCACCGAAGGAGCGCCCCGCCGGTCGCCGTCGGGTGAGCTCGTCGGCCGCGATCACGCCCGCGGACACCACGGTGGCCATCCTCGACATCCCGGTCGGCGCCACGAAGCGCGAACCGCGTCGGGTGCCCGCCGAGGCGGCCGAGTCCCTGCTCGACTCCGTCCTGCAGGCGCTGCCCGAGCCCAAGCAGCCCGGACAGGGGCGCTCGCGGTCGCGTCGCGTCTCCTCGGGGAGCATCAGCGCCCCGGCGACCCCGACCGCCACGGACGGCACCGGCACCGAAGACGACGGCACCGTCATCCTCGGGCAGTGA
- a CDS encoding vitamin K epoxide reductase family protein: MSSTPVAPRRPVPVAILLIVTGLVGLYAAFSLVLDEFAKYENPQKVLTCDVSPFLNCSNVMTTWQGHLFGFPNPLLGMMGFVAPIAVGVVLLAGFRGTTWFWTLFNAGLFLAWVFVTWLFTQTVWFIGYLCLWCMLVWAMTIPLFWIFTIWNLAKGNLPFGARARRIGRALLPFCWAIPLANYLFVIVTILVKFPTLLTTL, translated from the coding sequence GTGAGTTCGACGCCTGTTGCTCCCCGCCGTCCCGTCCCGGTCGCGATCCTCCTGATCGTGACCGGTCTGGTCGGGCTCTACGCGGCCTTCAGCCTGGTGCTGGACGAGTTCGCCAAGTACGAGAACCCGCAGAAGGTGCTGACGTGCGACGTCAGTCCGTTCCTCAACTGCTCGAACGTGATGACGACGTGGCAGGGGCACCTGTTCGGCTTCCCGAACCCGCTGCTCGGGATGATGGGGTTCGTCGCGCCGATCGCCGTCGGGGTCGTGCTGCTCGCCGGGTTCCGCGGGACGACGTGGTTCTGGACGCTCTTCAACGCCGGGCTCTTCCTGGCGTGGGTCTTCGTGACCTGGCTGTTCACGCAGACCGTCTGGTTCATCGGCTACCTCTGCCTCTGGTGCATGCTCGTCTGGGCGATGACGATCCCGCTGTTCTGGATCTTCACGATCTGGAACCTCGCGAAGGGGAACCTGCCCTTCGGCGCCCGGGCCCGTCGCATCGGGCGTGCGCTCCTGCCGTTCTGCTGGGCGATCCCGCTCGCGAACTACCTGTTCGTCATCGTGACGATCCTCGTCAAGTTCCCGACGCTCCTCACCACTCTGTAG
- a CDS encoding DsbA family protein: MSDNESKKARRNAARERAREARQKEQARRRRNKTFLISGIIVGSLAVVTVVVLLIANSIQPVGPGPKNMASDGIVLTGESGKIVPVETKAIPEGGKPTATKQDDSVTNITVYEDYMCPICNQFETGNMSQIKQWVQDGKATLEVHPFNLLDRASLGSKYSTRSAAAAACVANYDPEAFLDVNSAFYENQPSENTRGLSNDELADIAKKAGATNSKVQSCITDQEFAGWVADATNRALTEPLPNSDLPKLTGTPTVIVNGKQYNGQGTNSWADPQAFADFVEQNGASGK, translated from the coding sequence ATGAGCGACAACGAGAGCAAGAAGGCGCGCCGCAACGCCGCGCGCGAGCGTGCCCGCGAGGCCCGCCAGAAGGAGCAGGCCCGTCGACGCCGGAACAAGACGTTCCTGATCAGCGGCATCATCGTGGGGTCGCTCGCCGTCGTCACGGTCGTCGTCCTGTTGATCGCGAACTCGATCCAGCCGGTCGGCCCCGGTCCGAAGAACATGGCCAGCGACGGCATCGTCCTGACCGGCGAGAGCGGCAAGATCGTCCCCGTCGAGACCAAGGCGATCCCCGAGGGCGGGAAGCCCACGGCGACGAAGCAGGACGACTCGGTCACGAACATCACCGTGTACGAGGACTACATGTGCCCGATCTGCAACCAGTTCGAGACGGGCAACATGTCCCAGATCAAGCAGTGGGTGCAGGACGGCAAGGCCACCCTCGAGGTGCACCCGTTCAACCTGCTCGACCGTGCGTCGCTCGGCTCGAAGTACTCGACCCGCTCGGCCGCCGCTGCCGCCTGCGTCGCGAACTACGACCCCGAGGCGTTCCTCGACGTCAACAGCGCGTTCTACGAGAACCAGCCGTCGGAGAACACCCGCGGCCTGTCGAACGACGAACTCGCCGACATCGCGAAGAAGGCCGGCGCGACGAACAGCAAGGTGCAGTCCTGCATCACCGACCAGGAGTTCGCGGGCTGGGTCGCCGACGCCACGAACCGTGCGCTCACCGAACCGCTGCCGAACTCCGACCTGCCGAAGCTGACCGGCACCCCGACGGTCATCGTCAACGGCAAGCAGTACAACGGCCAGGGCACGAACTCGTGGGCCGACCCGCAGGCGTTCGCCGACTTCGTCGAGCAGAACGGCGCGTCGGGCAAGTAG
- the ndk gene encoding nucleoside-diphosphate kinase: protein MSELEETLVLVKPDGVARQLTGEILRRIEAKGYEIVDLKMLTAPRDLLDSHYEEHQGKPFFEPLVEFMQSGPVVAVRVAGNGVIAGFRSLAGTTDPTSAAPGTIRGDLGRDWGLKVQQNLVHGSDSAASAARELGLWFA, encoded by the coding sequence GTGTCCGAACTCGAAGAGACCCTCGTCCTCGTCAAGCCCGACGGTGTCGCCCGCCAGCTCACCGGTGAGATCCTCCGCCGGATCGAGGCCAAGGGCTACGAGATCGTCGACCTGAAGATGCTGACCGCGCCGCGCGACCTGCTCGACAGCCACTACGAGGAGCACCAGGGCAAGCCGTTCTTCGAGCCGCTCGTCGAGTTCATGCAGTCCGGCCCGGTCGTCGCCGTGCGCGTCGCGGGCAACGGCGTCATCGCCGGGTTCCGCTCGCTCGCCGGCACCACCGACCCGACCTCGGCCGCCCCGGGCACGATCCGCGGCGACCTCGGGCGCGACTGGGGCCTCAAGGTCCAGCAGAACCTCGTGCACGGCTCCGACTCGGCCGCGTCGGCCGCCCGTGAGCTCGGCCTCTGGTTCGCCTGA
- a CDS encoding DUF4233 domain-containing protein, whose protein sequence is MTDAGRASRKPRTRRPRRDRGARESLLSITLVLEAIMFFFPMLVVYGKHTLPAGVAFGGGIAAIVVLALASRMTGSRAGVVFGWLLQAAILATGFIEPFMVVVGLVFLALWVFCFVKGGQLDRQNAARRAALGED, encoded by the coding sequence GTGACCGACGCAGGACGGGCCTCCCGGAAGCCGCGCACCCGCCGCCCGCGGCGTGACCGCGGTGCCCGCGAGAGCCTGCTCTCGATCACCCTGGTGCTCGAGGCGATCATGTTCTTCTTCCCGATGCTCGTCGTCTACGGCAAGCACACGCTGCCGGCCGGTGTCGCGTTCGGCGGCGGGATCGCGGCGATCGTCGTGCTCGCCCTGGCCTCGCGGATGACCGGTTCGCGGGCCGGTGTAGTGTTCGGGTGGCTGCTGCAGGCGGCCATCCTCGCCACCGGGTTCATCGAGCCCTTCATGGTCGTGGTGGGCCTGGTGTTCCTGGCGTTGTGGGTCTTCTGCTTCGTCAAGGGCGGTCAGCTCGACCGGCAGAACGCCGCCCGCCGTGCCGCGCTCGGCGAGGACTGA